One Antedon mediterranea chromosome 1, ecAntMedi1.1, whole genome shotgun sequence genomic window, ccgttatattattttttatgaataaaaacaagaagcataaatagtttataatcatgtgatataaaataagtaattgtactggtcctcttccaattaaaggtcactttactgtaagacacctccaattagcgaccgttatattattttgtatgagtacagacaattagaagaataaatagattttaatcatgtgataaaaaacaagtaattgtactggtcctcttccaatgaaagatcactttactttaagacacttccatttagcgaccgttatattattttgtatgagtacagacaagaagaataaatagattttaatcatgtgataaaaaacaagtaattgtactggtcctcttccaattaaagatcactttactttaagacacttccaattagcgaccgttatattattttgtatgagtacagacaagaagaataaatagattttaatcatgtgataaaaaataagtaattgtactggtccttttccaattaaaggtcactttactttaagacacttccatttagcgaccgttatattattttgtatgaataaagacaagaagaataaatactagttaagacaagaagaataaatagtttataatcatgtgataaaaaacaagtaattgtacgggtcctcttccaattatagatcactttagtttaaacacttccaattagcgaccgttatattattttgtacgagtaaagacaagaagaataaatagtttacttGTTTAATCCCCAATCAATTAAAAGTTGCACCTTTTTATAATCAACACGATATAGCTGATCTCTTGAAAAAACATAATCAGTTTTACTGAAGTATTATGTTAATTGGTACATTGATCGTCACATCGAGAATATGGTAGGGGTGTCACACTATGTGCGTCTAGGGTGAATGCAAAGATAATGACATCGATATAGCGCCACATCAACACGTTTTTATGCACCTTTGgtgtaagtatttattttagtattttgtccttaaatcagaatttatattcaaagaaaaaatgacttgttatgtaaaaaaaacaacaattcggTATCTGGAATCTTAAAATTAATGtatctataaaaataattaatatgggaTAGGCCTGAGACCTCATACATTTGTTAATAGGGCTACTTTATTGAACCTTCATTTTATCGGATGTTATAAGAACGCTTGCTTCAACCGATTCTTTTTTTGAACAGCATTTTGTTTAAAGGCGATTgtgttattttcaatgtttaataAACTTCTGGAATTTCAGAGAAAcccattttaataaacaaaagctTCTTATAAAATGTGCTTACTGGATAATGTTTCATACATGTTTGGCTGGTtcaaatttactttacttttgcttttccgctactcccctgttatactatatatttgttgttatgtagaaagattgaaaataaattcattcattcattcttcttttatttcggaaaaaaaaaattctccatagttcagtaacaagtgtacattattgtaaatataacaaatacatatacatatatatatatatatatataatatatatgtatttgttatatttataataatgtacacttgttactgtctgtatatatatatatatatatatatatatatatatatatatatatatatatatatatatatatatatatatatatatatatatatatatatatatatgtattgtgttccaaccgtaccacgccgagaatgttaaagggtcgttatccggtcgagttaaagaacaataccatgaaagccccagtggtctaatggttagggcaactgcatatcaagccgacggtccgagttcgagcctcggttggggcgactttttctcattctctcagatttcctcatctttatcgtttcaaaaattaattaaatcattttcagtgtatcaccgggcggtttggaatttatttctatgcctgttgtgtttacaactgaggactagtgctgttccgccgtaccacgccgagaatgttaaagagtcgctatccaatcgagttcgaaccgtgaaagccccagtggtctaacggttaggacatctgcatatcaagcaggcggtccgagttcgagtctcggttggggcgactttaactcattctcacagatttcctcatctttatcgtttcaaattaattaattaaatttcagtatattaccgggcggtttagaattaatgttctatgctACATAGTCACGTGGTTAGAACAATAGTTTCATATATCTACTATGTAGATTGGATGAAGGAAAAGCAAATTCatgaatacattacaaataaatgtatgaattgtgaattacaaaaatattaaatgttgttgtCTTGTCAGaatgagttgtaaatatgaacgagttttgtaaacataaattatatatcatTGATCATTACTTATATTAAcaggataaaataataatagtgtaataataatgaacaatagttacagaaaaatatttatttatttatttatttattgctatTAAAACTTGTTTCAGTAAgtgtgtttgtatttattttactttgttattGATCATCATTGGTCTGGCTACCAATACATTGGAAGCACGCAAGCCTCGCTACCACGTCAAGGTTGATGATCATAGCGAGGGTAGGTTGCACGTTTGTATGTGCCCCTTTGACCAAAGAAAACATATTATAGAAGaaaattgcataacattatgAAACAGAATcatatgagttgtaaatatgaaaaagttttttaaacataaaaatacaataaaaataaacactagtTACAATCTAATTCACGTACTTTTACCTTACCGGACCTTTAGTCGCGTTATTCTTTTATACAATctgctttttaattaattttttaatcctTGTAGCGATCAAAGCAGGGCGCATGACACATCATTGCATGTTTACACTGGACACACTGTATTTGATCTGTTGTTATCTGCCATTAGACCCCTTGAGCCTTTGACGTACTTATGCTCAGATATTCGTCTTCTGTTGATTCAATGAAAGATGGTGACGCTTTAATTAGCCGCTGTGGTGaatctatgttcttctttctggTCCGACAAATGCAATTGGTATTTCTTCGTCGATGAGTTTCAGACAAAGCCGACAATCTCCTCTTGACGGAAGCACCTGTAAAAAATCAAAGCATTAACGAAACTTACCTCTATAAGGTAAACAAATACCCTTTTCACCATTTAATGCTTCTGTGTATGTTGAGATTACCGgtcataggtaggcctacagttaaagAGTGACGTTGTATGAATCAACATATAATTGTCCAGGTACTTCATTGTTGCTCTGATGAATCCTTTCCGGGAAATGTTCCATGTCACAAAGCAAATTGAATATATTTGGATCGATATCATCTTTTAGATGGTTGACTGCTTCAATGTCATAATGTGTGTCCGTGAATTCAGATACGTATATAACGTCCATAATGCCTTCGGAACGCATTACCGCTTCATCTTCGTAATTATCTACCAGAGCAGCATTGAGGGTCACATCGGATACAATATCCCAGTATTTCCGTGCAAGGTGGTTTTTGATTGGTGCGTATGGTGTACGAGTGTATTTTAATTCAGCGTCATAAGTTTTCTTGTCTACATCCAGGACAGGCTCAAAGTGTGCACATAAGTTTGATAGGTAGATGTTTCTTTCAGATACTAAATCACCAAACTGATTACTTATTGGTGCATATTTCAACCATTCATAATGTGGAAGCCCTTTCCTTCTTCCATATTTActgtaaacataaacattcGTATTTGACATGGTCGCAAATGCCATGATTTCGATGTCCGAACCCCATGTCCCATATTCCCCCATTCTCGTGTCTTCCACGTATCGTTCAAATGATCTGGATTCAATTTTTTCAAATAGGTTTTTGTTCATGGACATATAGTTTAGTATGTAATCCCGTACAACTACATGGTAGTTCTGGACACCAAAGAGAATATAACTCAAAGCCCTAAAAAGACAGTTGCCGTCCCCTCTCATATTAACAACTTTAGTAGGCCTGGCTGCCTTGTCCATTTCACATTTTAAGTGagttttgtgaaaatttttGACATTGATACCAAATGGTGCTGCCTTTTCAAGCTGCCAATTGGCATCGACAGGAAAGAATAACTTTCTTGAAGTTTTCGTGTTGAGGTATACCACATCACTATCAGATACAGGCCTACTGTTGTCATGGTCATCATCCGGTGCGACATTATCATTGTCTAATGTAGGTATGTTATCGAGATTATCCAGTGTGATATCATCGTTCTTGGATGTAGGTATGTTAATGTGATCATCCGGTGTGATATCATAATTCTTGGATGTAGGTCTGTTATCGTTATCATCAACATTCTTGGATGTAGGTATGTTAATAATGTGATCATCCGGTGTGATATCACCATTCTTGGATGTAGGTATGTTATCATGGTGCGTTACTTCAGGTGGGATGTCTGGCGTTCGCTTTCGTTTCTTTGGAGGGAGATGCTTATCATTGGTATTACATTTCTGTTTAGTGCTTGATGATGGACAGTTCAAAGAGGTTGTTTTATCGGACTTGTAATGTCTGATCTTGTTTCCGTTAACAATAGCCCTTCTTCCTTTTAGTCGATATGTATTGTGAGTGAGGACTTTTTCTATAATATATGGACCAGTCCATCGAGCATTAAGTTTGCCTCCCTTTCTTGACAAATTTCTGGAATTCTGCAAGAGCACTTGATCTCCTGCATAGTACGTGTTGCTTTTAACACCAGCATCATGATAATGTTTTTGCTTTTTCTGTgcttttttgatattttctgATGCCTTTCTCCTTGAATCTTTGAGTTTCAAAAAAGCGTCCACTCTTATTTTTAAAGGAACAGTTCCGGATATGTCATCTTTATTAGACGAAACGATGGGAATACGTAATTCTACAGGCAACACAGCCTTTCTACCGTAAACTAATGAGAATGGGTCACATTTCGTAGACTTGTGCTCGGATGTTCTGTAGGCAAACAACACGTATGGGAGTTGTATATCCCAGTCATTTTGGTCTGCGTTGGTCAACGTCATAAGCATTGTGCAAAGTGTTCTGTTAAAGCGCTCCGTTTGCCCGCCTGTTTGAGGATGGTATGGTGAGGCAACTCTGTGGTCTACCCCAATCAGCTTACAGAAGCTGTCATTCAGCTCATTACAAAACTCTCTACCCTGGTCTGTAATCAATATAGAAGGTGTTCCATGTCTGCagacaaaatcaataaaagatCTCAGCACTGTTTTAGCAGATTTATCTGGAATTGCATCAGCTTCCACCCATTTGGTAAGGTACTCCGTAAATACAAGTAAGTACCGATTACCTGAAACAcagcaaataataatataataagccGTAATAATAGTAgtgtcaaaatgtcatgatgagATGTACAACACCCGAACTGTACGaatgaaataacaataataataacaatattaatatcaataaatataataagaacaagaacaataataatatcgtggatttacatagcgcctaatgttgtaaaACCTCTATGCGCTGAACAGTATTACCCCAGTCATGGTTTGGATCAAATTAAAACAGGcagaaataaagattattacagtatagcCATAATCGATGTAAATCCGGTGACAATAATAAGAGCATCTGATTCTTGGTAAATCTAGTTTTTGTTGACAGTGTAAAAAAGAGAACTGTCAtaattttagtttagttaacAATTTCAAGAAACCTCACAGAAATTGCGCTTGTGcctttacaataataaatttaagttCAGCTCTATTACAATAAAGGCCGAACAGAACTAATTATTAACTGTAATTTTAGGCCCTGAAGAATGAATTACAAAGTTTTCTGAACGTATTTCATTCATGTCTTCTTGCTTTTTACTTttacgttttgatttagcttttttatcCAGTCacagcatttttgtttttcagtaatttgtcatGAGATACCTTACCATTTTCTGTCTTTACCAAAGGCCCAACAATATCCATACCGATCTGTCTGAAAGCAGTATCTGTTACGGGTATAGGTTGAAGTGGCacttttgctttttttaaaacttctttCCGTTGGCACTGATCACAGGCGGCTATAAAATTACGAACACCATCAAATGACCCCTTCCAATAATACCTTTCGCGTATCTTTTTccaactgttaaaaaaaaaatgtgtttattgtatTGATGATATTCAATCT contains:
- the LOC140043054 gene encoding uncharacterized protein; translated protein: MADHEFDALRNYLQNNVYPVNYSEILKRSLRRKAKNFTILRDILYYKQHSGRLLRVLLPKEKNEVLNSIHKQAHGGHLGVNKTWKKIRERYYWKGSFDGVRNFIAACDQCQRKEVLKKAKVPLQPIPVTDTAFRQIGMDIVGPLVKTENGNRYLLVFTEYLTKWVEADAIPDKSAKTVLRSFIDFVCRHGTPSILITDQGREFCNELNDSFCKLIGVDHRVASPYHPQTGGQTERFNRTLCTMLMTLTNADQNDWDIQLPYVLFAYRTSEHKSTKCDPFSLVYGRKAVLPVELRIPIVSSNKDDISGTVPLKIRVDAFLKLKDSRRKASENIKKAQKKQKHYHDAGVKSNTYYAGDQVLLQNSRNLSRKGGKLNARWTGPYIIEKVLTHNTYRLKGRRAIVNGNKIRHYKSDKTTSLNCPSSSTKQKCNTNDKHLPPKKRKRTPDIPPEVTHHDNIPTSKNGDITPDDHIINIPTSKNVDDNDNRPTSKNYDITPDDHINIPTSKNDDITLDNLDNIPTLDNDNVAPDDDHDNSRPVSDSDVVYLNTKTSRKLFFPVDANWQLEKAAPFGINVKNFHKTHLKCEMDKAARPTKVVNMRGDGNCLFRALSYILFGVQNYHVVVRDYILNYMSMNKNLFEKIESRSFERYVEDTRMGEYGTWGSDIEIMAFATMSNTNVYVYSKYGRRKGLPHYEWLKYAPISNQFGDLVSERNIYLSNLCAHFEPVLDVDKKTYDAELKYTRTPYAPIKNHLARKYWDIVSDVTLNAALVDNYEDEAVMRSEGIMDVIYVSEFTDTHYDIEAVNHLKDDIDPNIFNLLCDMEHFPERIHQSNNEVLPSRGDCRLCLKLIDEEIPIAFVGPERRT